A single genomic interval of Geotrypetes seraphini chromosome 1, aGeoSer1.1, whole genome shotgun sequence harbors:
- the LOC117350384 gene encoding E3 SUMO-protein ligase KIAA1586-like encodes MSKRKENEEFGSSTKKKRSQFKKEWLTEFLVDTTLPHASGRKTVAMKEIFEYSDTDNALICSLCRKAGVNGEWSTGKTWSEWKIDYLKRHLNHNSHLEAVQKLHNQSRGFLMNFLKETPDSRNNRIEYAQRYKSSPEEVNILIDNILLAVKLNSSMLSVQEIHNHMAKYVKIPDSWRSKNYAFEFLDCINAIVKRETFTEIRRSPFHTLIIDESTDISVSKMLIIYIKFRRSGSNIHETVFAGIKHLTACDSTAIVDAIKQFYSENDLDFSRMVMFTSDGASVMLGKHNGVAAKLRQSVPHLLEQHCVAHREDLGIDDAWKTIPFMKEIETLIRTVYTIFSRSSVRKAKLEDIANAADSDVISFKAIHDVRWLSRHFAVSAVVRNYDILLEYCQEQVEEDNDPVHKYCLTKLSNLEFKVALFILCDVLEELGSLCKLLQKSCLAPLDAFQFTKAKLRKLRSQYLGEKPHFNENVETLISSCNSVIKTDHILTFITQTCDHMDKRFPDNELEDWRVFDKDCISNPSNLEEFTFGNEQFSRLSNRYFLLMNKDDEHCFKRQLISEYSEFKYIIAEKVKAGAIQTIQEMYNFAQQHKQFSGLNALLDVCGTFQASSADCERGFSLMNAIKTKTRNKLRVEHLECLIRIKLYLATGNNVNIDSVYNFWKSEKGRREQS; translated from the coding sequence ATGTCGAAGCGTAAAGAGAATGAAGAGTTTGGTAGCAGCACAAAGAAAAAGCGCAGCCAATTTAAGAAGGAATGGCTGACCGAGTTTTTGGTTGACACCACGTTGCCGCACGCGAGTGGACGGAAAACAGTGGCGATGAAAGAAATATTCGAATATAGCGACACGGACAACGCATTAATTTGCTCCCTATGCCGAAAAGCAGGTGTTAACGGAGAATGGAGCACAGGGAAGACTTGGTCTGAGTGGAAAATTGATTATTTAAAGCGTCATCTGAATCATAATTCTCATTTAGAAGCGGTTCAAAAGCTTCACAATCAAAGCCGAGGTTTTCTAATGAATTTCTTGAAAGAAACTCCCGATAGTCGGAACAACAGAATCGAATACGCACAGAGATATAAATCAAGTCCAGAGGAAGTTAACATTTTAATTGATAATATATTGCTAGCGGTAAAGTTGAATTCGTCCATGCTATCCGTCCAGGAAATTCACAATCACATGGCTAAATACGTAaaaatacctgatagctggagaagcaaaaactatgctttcgagttccttgactgcataaatgccattgttaaacgggaaacatttacagaaatccggaggtctccttttcataccctaataattgatgaaagtactgatatttctgtttcgaaaatGCTCATAATATACATTAAATTTAGAAGAAGTGGCAGCAACATTCATGAGACAGTTTTTGCTGGCATCAAACATCTAACTGCTTGTGACAGCACAGCTATAGTTGATGCTATAAAGCAGTTTTATAGTGAGAACGATTTAGATTTCAGTCGTATGGTCATGTTCACGTCCGATGGAGCATCAGTCATGCTTGGGAAGCATAATGGTGTAGCTGCAAAGTTACGTCAATCAGTTCCTCATCTTCTAGAGCAACACTGTGTAGCTCACCGCGAAGATCTAGGCATAGACGATGCATGGAAAACGATCCCATTCATGAAAGAGATCGAAACTCTAATACGCACCGTGTATACGATTTTCAGTAGATCGAGCGTACGAAAAGCCAAACTGGAGGATATTGCTAATGCTGCAGACTCAGATGTCATTTCATTTAAAGCTATACATGATGTTAGGTGGCTGTCTCGGCACTTTGCTgtaagtgcagtggttagaaattATGACATCCTGTTAGAATATTGTCAAGAACAGGTGGAAGAAGACAATGATCCCGTGCACAAATACTGCCTGACTAAATTGAGTAATCTGGAATTTAAAGTTGCGCTATTTATTCTCTGCGATGTTCTTGAGGAGCTTGGATCACTGTGTAAGCTTCTTCAGAAGAGTTGTTTGGCACCTTTGGATGCATTCCAGTTCACTAAAGCCAAATTAAGGAAACTCAGATCTCAATATCTGGGAGAAAAACCACATTTCAATGAAAATGTTGAAACTCTCATTTCAtcttgtaattctgtaattaaaaCAGATCATATTCTTACATTTATTACACAAACTTGTGATCATATGGACAAAAGATTTCCTGACAATGAATTAGAGGACTGGCGTGTTttcgacaaagactgtatctcaaATCCGTCCAACTTAGAGGAATTTACATTTGGAAACGAACAATTTTCACGATTATCTAACCgttattttctgttaatgaacaaagatgatgaacattgtttcaaaaggcagcttatttcagaatattcggagttcaaatatattattgctgaaaaaGTAAAAGCAGGAGCTATACAAACGATTCAGGAAATGTACAATTTTGCTCAGCAGCATAAACAGTTCAGTGGACTAAATGCTCTATTAGACGTGTGTGGCACCTTTCAGGCTTCAAGTGCCGATTGTGAGAGAGGATTTAGCTTGATGAATGCTATAAAGACAAAGACTCGTAATAAGTTAAGAGTAGAACATTTGGAATGCCTAATTAGAATCAAACTTTATTTAGCCACAGGAAATAATGTAAACATAGACAGTGTttacaatttttggaaatcagaaaaaggcagaagagaacaatcttaa